In the Helicoverpa zea isolate HzStark_Cry1AcR chromosome 27, ilHelZeax1.1, whole genome shotgun sequence genome, one interval contains:
- the LOC124643437 gene encoding mothers against decapentaplegic homolog 3 isoform X1, with translation MFPLTPPVVKRLLGWKKGPEGSSAAEDKWSEKAVKSLVKKLKKSGALEELEKAISSQNSHTKCVTIPRVKPNENVINGQYRKGLPHVVYCRLWRWPQLQSQHELKPVDHCEYAYQLKKDEVCINPYHYNKIDSPALPPILVPRHGDSEVRAPPPYTDYHQPHHEHTDTVMQSGGVVGVGAHSAMYLEATLAQQVPGNTTVHVSSSTVETPPPGYISEDGDPMDHNDNMNLTRLTPSPPGLTAEAAPVLYHEPAFWCSISYYELNTRVGETFHASQPSITVDGFTDPSNSERFCLGLLSNVNRNEVVEQTRRHIGKGVRLYYIGGEVFAECLSDSSIFVQSPNCNQRYGWHPATVCKIPPGCNLKIFNNQEFAALLSQSVSQGFEAVFQLTRMCTIRMSFVKGWGAEYRRQTVTSTPCWIELHLNGPLQWLDRVLTQMGSPRLPCSSMS, from the exons ATGTTTCCCTTAACTCCACCGGTCGTGAAACGGCTGTTAGGGTGGAAAAAAGGCCCTGAGGGTTCATCTGCTGCCGAAGATAAATGGTCTGAGAAGGCAGTAAAGAGTTTAGTtaagaaattaaagaaaagcGGAGCTCTCGAAGAATTGGAAAAGGCGATATCAAGCCAAAATAGTCATACGAAATGCGTAACTATTCCCAG AGTGAAACCTAACGAGAACGTGATAAACGGACAGTACCGCAAAGGATTGCCGCATGTTGTCTATTGCAGGCTGTGGCGTTGGCCGCAGCTACAG AGCCAGCATGAGCTAAAGCCAGTGGACCACTGTGAATACGCTTACCAGTTGAAGAAAGACGAGGTCTGCATCAACCCTTatcattacaataaaattgattCACCCG CATTGCCCCCGATCCTAGTGCCCCGGCACGGAGACAGCGAGgtccgcgcgccgccgccctaCACGGACTATCACCAGCCGCATCACGAACACACTGACAC TGTGATGCAGAGCGGCGGCGTGGTGGGCGTGGGCGCCCACAGCGCCATGTACCTGGAGGCCACGCTCGCGCAGCAGGTGCCAGGCAACACCACCGTGCATGT GAGTTCATCAACGGTGGAGACACCTCCCCCGGGCTACATCAGCGAGGACGGAGACCCGATGGACCATAACGACAACATGA ACTTAACCCGTCTAACCCCATCCCCGCCGGGGCTAACAGCCGAAGCAGCCCCAGTCCTGTACCACGAGCCAGCGTTCTGGTGCAGCATCAGCTACTACGAGCTCAACACGCGCGTGGGCGAGACCTTCCATGCCTCGCAGCCCTCCATCACCGTGGACGGCTTCACCGACCCCAGCAACAGCGAGAG GTTCTGCCTAGGCCTGTTGTCTAACGTGAATCGTAACGaggtggtggaacaaactcgcAGACACATCGGCAAAGGAGTCAGACTGTATTATATTGGCG GAGAAGTATTCGCAGAATGCCTGAGCGACTCGTCGATATTCGTGCAGAGCCCCAACTGCAACCAGCGCTACGGATGGCATCCGGCCACCGTCTGCAAGATACCACCAG GCTGCAACCTCAAGATCTTCAACAACCAGGAATTCGCGGCCCTGCTGTCGCAGTCGGTGTCGCAGGGCTTCGAGGCGGTGTTCCAGCTCACGCGCATGTGTACTATACGCATGAGCTTCGTCAAGGGCTGGGGGGCCGAGTACAG acgtCAAACAGTGACATCGACGCCGTGCTGGATCGAGCTGCACCTGAACGGTCCGCTGCAGTGGCTCGACCGCGTCCTCACTCAGATGGGCTCGCCCCGGCTGCCCTGCTCCTCCATGTCCTAG
- the LOC124643437 gene encoding mothers against decapentaplegic homolog 2 isoform X2 — protein MTFLLKKLVLVYRVKPNENVINGQYRKGLPHVVYCRLWRWPQLQSQHELKPVDHCEYAYQLKKDEVCINPYHYNKIDSPALPPILVPRHGDSEVRAPPPYTDYHQPHHEHTDTVMQSGGVVGVGAHSAMYLEATLAQQVPGNTTVHVSSSTVETPPPGYISEDGDPMDHNDNMNLTRLTPSPPGLTAEAAPVLYHEPAFWCSISYYELNTRVGETFHASQPSITVDGFTDPSNSERFCLGLLSNVNRNEVVEQTRRHIGKGVRLYYIGGEVFAECLSDSSIFVQSPNCNQRYGWHPATVCKIPPGCNLKIFNNQEFAALLSQSVSQGFEAVFQLTRMCTIRMSFVKGWGAEYRRQTVTSTPCWIELHLNGPLQWLDRVLTQMGSPRLPCSSMS, from the exons ATGACATTTTTGCTAAAGAAATTGGTTCTAGTTTACAG AGTGAAACCTAACGAGAACGTGATAAACGGACAGTACCGCAAAGGATTGCCGCATGTTGTCTATTGCAGGCTGTGGCGTTGGCCGCAGCTACAG AGCCAGCATGAGCTAAAGCCAGTGGACCACTGTGAATACGCTTACCAGTTGAAGAAAGACGAGGTCTGCATCAACCCTTatcattacaataaaattgattCACCCG CATTGCCCCCGATCCTAGTGCCCCGGCACGGAGACAGCGAGgtccgcgcgccgccgccctaCACGGACTATCACCAGCCGCATCACGAACACACTGACAC TGTGATGCAGAGCGGCGGCGTGGTGGGCGTGGGCGCCCACAGCGCCATGTACCTGGAGGCCACGCTCGCGCAGCAGGTGCCAGGCAACACCACCGTGCATGT GAGTTCATCAACGGTGGAGACACCTCCCCCGGGCTACATCAGCGAGGACGGAGACCCGATGGACCATAACGACAACATGA ACTTAACCCGTCTAACCCCATCCCCGCCGGGGCTAACAGCCGAAGCAGCCCCAGTCCTGTACCACGAGCCAGCGTTCTGGTGCAGCATCAGCTACTACGAGCTCAACACGCGCGTGGGCGAGACCTTCCATGCCTCGCAGCCCTCCATCACCGTGGACGGCTTCACCGACCCCAGCAACAGCGAGAG GTTCTGCCTAGGCCTGTTGTCTAACGTGAATCGTAACGaggtggtggaacaaactcgcAGACACATCGGCAAAGGAGTCAGACTGTATTATATTGGCG GAGAAGTATTCGCAGAATGCCTGAGCGACTCGTCGATATTCGTGCAGAGCCCCAACTGCAACCAGCGCTACGGATGGCATCCGGCCACCGTCTGCAAGATACCACCAG GCTGCAACCTCAAGATCTTCAACAACCAGGAATTCGCGGCCCTGCTGTCGCAGTCGGTGTCGCAGGGCTTCGAGGCGGTGTTCCAGCTCACGCGCATGTGTACTATACGCATGAGCTTCGTCAAGGGCTGGGGGGCCGAGTACAG acgtCAAACAGTGACATCGACGCCGTGCTGGATCGAGCTGCACCTGAACGGTCCGCTGCAGTGGCTCGACCGCGTCCTCACTCAGATGGGCTCGCCCCGGCTGCCCTGCTCCTCCATGTCCTAG
- the LOC124643439 gene encoding uncharacterized protein LOC124643439 — protein sequence MIPYRNCEVFASVIFFFVIKIFCSLAIWYRGMYRKQPTLTSIPERNENEDEHLTNKWVPKKKHEVLKAKYKCLKKLFQIYDASVIGILPESYGPEGYLEEDIKANKKRKKRSHRTKTDACAGTTEVSSGDATVHTDTEKESIATAVIRDLKMTQCSCTSTQMESLVSKDNKYSATQESKENMTERNSSVDKNLMVEQPVGPERRECEFTQTSEPHQHPHPPIPFLMINEKRKLTRFQCFIQRIFGIRRERPYKNYVLPNGHVYAASDNNITHNFCEKRRRRGLRFRRLRRPKKIQSEIALRDVNSPVILTYVQSVQRSCLMDTTPRQCPILGCCMRSYGIINYNDHLNLCHFPDRKFICHYCHEGFEREYDKFVHENEHIGITKLGATNISTPSTDRQTLKKASNTQTDPELTKCDVPEDKLKKIVSFFDKISDPDQILTEIKKNRFSESNLQNSKSGTNETAESSDSDKRTVSCVNLHRKVDKSKCASSAESEVTSKHQFSSPITCHICGETFNYRRQLSLHVDLEHRVHDKFSKFHSCAAILSNRATNRVDMVSEDGKIKVQSIDRSHSGIRRSTSSLSQDTYSEVSRRKSDESLSCDPSTNIVYYTSMETVKKPSMVNSIVKKVRSGFNSYKWEPGTKIIRV from the exons ATGATACCATATCGAAATTGCGAAGTATTCGCTAGtgtcattttcttttttgtaatcaaAATTTTCTGTAGTTTGGCTATCTGGTATCGCGGTATGTATAGGAAGCAACCGACTTTAACGAGTATACCAGAGCGCAACGAGAACGAAGATGAGCATCTAACTAATAAATGGGTGCCGAAGAAAAAACACGAGGTGCTTAAAGCTAAGTATAAATGTCTTAAGAAACTCTTCCAAATATACGATGCAAGCGTGATTGGGATTCTGCCTGAATCGTACGGCCCCGAAGGCTACTTAGAGGAGGATATTAAGGCCAACAAGAAGAGGAAGAAGCGGTCGCATCGCACGAAGACTGACGCATGCGCCGGGACCACCGAAGTCTCCAGCGGCGACGCCACAGTCCACACTGACACGGAGAAGGAATCCATCGCGACCGCCGTCATCAGAGACTTGAAAATGACTCAATGTTCTTGCACTTCCACGCAGATGGAGTCGCTAGTGTCCAAGGACAACAAGTACTCAGCCACACAGGAGTCCAAAGAAAACATGACTGAAAGGAACTCATCGGTAGACAAAAACTTGATGGTAGAACAGCCCGTGGGGCCGGAACGGCGAGAATGCGAGTTCACACAGACGAGCGAACCTCATCAGCACCCTCACCCGCCGATCCCCTTCCTCATGATCAATGAGAAGCGAAAGCTGACCCGGTTCCAGTGCTTCATACAGCGAATCTTCGGTATTCGTCGGGAAAGACCGTATAAGAATTACGTGTTACCGAACGGCCATGTGTATGCTGCCAGCGATAATAATATCACGCATAACTTTTGCGAGAAGAGACGGCGAAGGGGGCTGAGGTTCAGGAGGCTGCGGCGGCCGAAGAAGATACAGTCTGAGATCGCACTGAGGGATGTCAACAGCCCAGTGATCTTGACTTATGTCCAATCGGTTCAGAGGAGTTGTTTAATGGACACCACGCCGAGGCAGTGTCCTATTTTGGGATGCTGCATGCGCTCTTACG GCATTATAAATTACAACGACCACCTAAACCTCTGCCACTTCCCCGACAGAAAGTTCATATGTCATTACTGCCACGAGGGCTTCGAGAGAGAGTACGACAAGTTTGTCCACGAGAATGAACACATCGGCATCACCAAGCTGGGAGCCACCAACATCTCCACCCCTTCAACCGATCGACAGACCCTCAAGAAGGCCAGTAACACCCAAACCGACCCCGAGTTGACGAAATGTGATGTTCCAGAAGATAAATTGAAGAAAATCGTGTCGTTCTTCGATAAAATCTCTGACCCGGACCAAATTTTGACGGAAATCAAGAAGAATAGATTCTCTGAATCTAACCTGCAGAATTCTAAATCGGGGACCAATGAAACGGCTGAATCGTCGGATTCTGACAAGAGGACGGTTAGCTGCGTGAACCTACATCGGAAGGTGGATAAGTCGAAGTGCGCCTCATCTGCTGAATCCGAGGTGACTTCGAAACACCAGTTCAGCTCGCCTATCACTTGTCACATTTGTGGAGAGACTTTCAATTACAG GCGACAGCTAAGCCTTCATGTAGACCTGGAACACCGAGTCCACGACAAGTTCTCCAAGTTTCACAGCTGCGCCGCCATCCTCAGCAACAGAGCCACGAATCGAGTCGACATGGTCTCCGAAGACGGCAAAATCAAAGTCCAAAGCATAGACAGGTCTCACTCCGGGATACGGAGGTCAACTTCAAGTCTTAGCCAAGACACGTATTCAGAAGTTTCCAGAAGGAAGTCTGACGAAAGCTTGAGCTGCGATCCCTCCACGAATATAGTTTACTATACTTCTATGGAGACAGTTAAGAAGCCGTCAATGGTGAATAGCATTGTCAAGAAAGTTCGGAGCGGCTTCAACAGTTATAAGTGGGAGCCGGGTACAAAAATTATTCGTGTGTAG
- the LOC124643396 gene encoding solute carrier family 28 member 3-like isoform X1 translates to MENNDPEAKLAENSESNEVTIDEGDNNEKNGKTITHEYLDYEPSGWLETTLMRVGNSTDDFFKENRSVVKTVTLFVINGAVLGFFFGCLYYWLNYSTDPLELCHGFGSLIAFLSIIYFFIIYFTVVKRYFGVWFERVVWLRVENAFEKLWGMTWFRWCLCLVILGAIGLYLYLDARHDPERLISLLGLSIILLLGFVFSANPGRVNWRTVSTGLLIQFVFGVLFIRWTPGRVALQCFSDKVATFLSYGVEGAAFAFGDLLVRTEGVFAFSTLPVIFFFSMLVEMLFFWGALQWFCLKLGLVLRAATGTTVCESVIAVGNVFLGMTESVLLVKPYLPLQTPSELHVVMSSGFATVSGTILASYIGFGAEPAHLVTASVMSAPAAICFSKLLMPETKRSLTTVDNIQPVECEDQSVLSAATRGATNGIALILNIVANIIAFVAFIAFINGVLGYCGGLLGNPDINLEWILGKVFIPLSWVMGVPWEECELVGSLIGLKTVVNEFVAYQRMGEMKREGLLSPRAELIATYSLCGFTNPASAGIMIGAIAAMAPNQREVLSSIAVRAFFAGCGICFMTACIAGLLMPENAFG, encoded by the exons AACTCGGAAAGTAATGAAGTAACAATCGATGAAGGCgacaataatgaaaaaaatggcAAA ACAATAACCCACGAATACCTGGACTACGAACCCTCAGGGTGGCTGGAGACCACCCTCATGAGGGTTGGTAACTCCACGGATGACTTCTTCAAGGAGAACCGATCTGTTGTCAAAACTGTCACGCTGTTCGTCATCAATGGAGCTGTGTTGGGATTCTTCTTCGGATGCCTATATTATTGGTTAAATTATA GTACTGACCCCTTAGAACTGTGCCACGGCTTCGGCAGCCTCATAGCGTTCCTCAGCATAATCTACTTCTTCATTATATACTTCACGGTGGTGAAGAGATACTTCGGCGTCTGGTTCGAGAGAGTCGTGTGGCTTAGGGTGGAGAACGCCTTTGAGAAGCTATGGGGAATGAC TTGGTTCCGCTGGTGCCTGTGCCTGGTGATCCTGGGCGCGATAGGTCTGTACCTGTACCTGGACGCGCGTCACGACCCGGAGCGGCTCATCTCATTGTTAGGACTCTCTATTATACTGCTATTAG GTTTCGTATTCTCCGCGAACCCTGGTCGCGTGAATTGGCGGACAGTGTCCACGGGTCTGCTCATCCAGTTTGTGTTCGGTGTCCTCTTCATCAGATGGACTCCTGGCAGGGTTGCGCTACAGTGCTTCTCTGATAAG GTAGCAACGTTCCTGTCATATGGTGTGGAGGGAGCAGCATTCGCGTTCGGAGACCTGCTCGTCAGGACCGAGGGAGTCTTTGCGTTCAGT ACGCTACCAGTAATATTCTTCTTCAGCATGCTGGTGGAGATGCTGTTCTTCTGGGGGGCGCTTCAGTGGTTCTGTCTGAAGCTGGGGCTGGTGCTTCGCGCGGCTACCGGCACCACGGTCTGCGAGAGTGTCATCGCTGTTGGCAATGTGTTCTTGGGGATG ACAGAGTCAGTATTGCTGGTGAAACCGTACCTCCCTCTGCAGACACCTTCAGAACTACATGTCGTCATGTCTTCTGGATTCGCTACTGTTTCAG GTACAATCCTAGCCTCCTACATCGGTTTCGGAGCTGAACCAGCTCATCTGGTGACCGCCAGCGTGATGTCAGCGCCTGCCGCTATATGCTTCTCCAAGCTGCTGATGCCGGAGACCAAGAGGTCGCTAACCACGGTCGATAATATACAGCCTGTTGAGTG CGAAGACCAGTCAGTTCTCTCAGCGGCCACCAGAGGCGCCACCAACGGCATTGCCTTAATCCTGAACATTGTAGCTAATATAATCGCCTTCGTGGCTTTCATAGCCTTCATCAACGGAGTCCTGGGCTACTGTGGTGGACTGTTGGGCAATCCTGATATTAATCTAGAATGGATACTAGGAAAAGTGTTCATACCCCTCTCTTGGGTGATGG GAGTGCCGTGGGAGGAGTGTGAGCTGGTGGGCTCCCTGATCGGCTTGAAGACCGTGGTGAACGAGTTCGTGGCGTACCAGCGGATGGGGGAGATGAAGAGGGAAGGACTTCTCtcg CCCAGAGCAGAGTTAATAGCAACGTATTCACTCTGCGGCTTCACGAACCCCGCGTCAGCTGGCATCATGATCGGCGCCATTGCTGCCATGGCGCCAAACCAGAGAGAAGTGCTGTCTAGT ATAGCCGTAAGAGCATTCTTCGCTGGCTGCGGTATTTGTTTCATGACCGCGTGCATAGCAG GTCTTTTGATGCCCGAGAATGCGTTCGGTTGa
- the LOC124643396 gene encoding solute carrier family 28 member 3-like isoform X2, giving the protein MIQNSESNEVTIDEGDNNEKNGKTITHEYLDYEPSGWLETTLMRVGNSTDDFFKENRSVVKTVTLFVINGAVLGFFFGCLYYWLNYSTDPLELCHGFGSLIAFLSIIYFFIIYFTVVKRYFGVWFERVVWLRVENAFEKLWGMTWFRWCLCLVILGAIGLYLYLDARHDPERLISLLGLSIILLLGFVFSANPGRVNWRTVSTGLLIQFVFGVLFIRWTPGRVALQCFSDKVATFLSYGVEGAAFAFGDLLVRTEGVFAFSTLPVIFFFSMLVEMLFFWGALQWFCLKLGLVLRAATGTTVCESVIAVGNVFLGMTESVLLVKPYLPLQTPSELHVVMSSGFATVSGTILASYIGFGAEPAHLVTASVMSAPAAICFSKLLMPETKRSLTTVDNIQPVECEDQSVLSAATRGATNGIALILNIVANIIAFVAFIAFINGVLGYCGGLLGNPDINLEWILGKVFIPLSWVMGVPWEECELVGSLIGLKTVVNEFVAYQRMGEMKREGLLSPRAELIATYSLCGFTNPASAGIMIGAIAAMAPNQREVLSSIAVRAFFAGCGICFMTACIAGLLMPENAFG; this is encoded by the exons ATGATTCag AACTCGGAAAGTAATGAAGTAACAATCGATGAAGGCgacaataatgaaaaaaatggcAAA ACAATAACCCACGAATACCTGGACTACGAACCCTCAGGGTGGCTGGAGACCACCCTCATGAGGGTTGGTAACTCCACGGATGACTTCTTCAAGGAGAACCGATCTGTTGTCAAAACTGTCACGCTGTTCGTCATCAATGGAGCTGTGTTGGGATTCTTCTTCGGATGCCTATATTATTGGTTAAATTATA GTACTGACCCCTTAGAACTGTGCCACGGCTTCGGCAGCCTCATAGCGTTCCTCAGCATAATCTACTTCTTCATTATATACTTCACGGTGGTGAAGAGATACTTCGGCGTCTGGTTCGAGAGAGTCGTGTGGCTTAGGGTGGAGAACGCCTTTGAGAAGCTATGGGGAATGAC TTGGTTCCGCTGGTGCCTGTGCCTGGTGATCCTGGGCGCGATAGGTCTGTACCTGTACCTGGACGCGCGTCACGACCCGGAGCGGCTCATCTCATTGTTAGGACTCTCTATTATACTGCTATTAG GTTTCGTATTCTCCGCGAACCCTGGTCGCGTGAATTGGCGGACAGTGTCCACGGGTCTGCTCATCCAGTTTGTGTTCGGTGTCCTCTTCATCAGATGGACTCCTGGCAGGGTTGCGCTACAGTGCTTCTCTGATAAG GTAGCAACGTTCCTGTCATATGGTGTGGAGGGAGCAGCATTCGCGTTCGGAGACCTGCTCGTCAGGACCGAGGGAGTCTTTGCGTTCAGT ACGCTACCAGTAATATTCTTCTTCAGCATGCTGGTGGAGATGCTGTTCTTCTGGGGGGCGCTTCAGTGGTTCTGTCTGAAGCTGGGGCTGGTGCTTCGCGCGGCTACCGGCACCACGGTCTGCGAGAGTGTCATCGCTGTTGGCAATGTGTTCTTGGGGATG ACAGAGTCAGTATTGCTGGTGAAACCGTACCTCCCTCTGCAGACACCTTCAGAACTACATGTCGTCATGTCTTCTGGATTCGCTACTGTTTCAG GTACAATCCTAGCCTCCTACATCGGTTTCGGAGCTGAACCAGCTCATCTGGTGACCGCCAGCGTGATGTCAGCGCCTGCCGCTATATGCTTCTCCAAGCTGCTGATGCCGGAGACCAAGAGGTCGCTAACCACGGTCGATAATATACAGCCTGTTGAGTG CGAAGACCAGTCAGTTCTCTCAGCGGCCACCAGAGGCGCCACCAACGGCATTGCCTTAATCCTGAACATTGTAGCTAATATAATCGCCTTCGTGGCTTTCATAGCCTTCATCAACGGAGTCCTGGGCTACTGTGGTGGACTGTTGGGCAATCCTGATATTAATCTAGAATGGATACTAGGAAAAGTGTTCATACCCCTCTCTTGGGTGATGG GAGTGCCGTGGGAGGAGTGTGAGCTGGTGGGCTCCCTGATCGGCTTGAAGACCGTGGTGAACGAGTTCGTGGCGTACCAGCGGATGGGGGAGATGAAGAGGGAAGGACTTCTCtcg CCCAGAGCAGAGTTAATAGCAACGTATTCACTCTGCGGCTTCACGAACCCCGCGTCAGCTGGCATCATGATCGGCGCCATTGCTGCCATGGCGCCAAACCAGAGAGAAGTGCTGTCTAGT ATAGCCGTAAGAGCATTCTTCGCTGGCTGCGGTATTTGTTTCATGACCGCGTGCATAGCAG GTCTTTTGATGCCCGAGAATGCGTTCGGTTGa